A DNA window from Acetobacter aceti NBRC 14818 contains the following coding sequences:
- a CDS encoding adenine nucleotide alpha hydrolase family protein: MKAVILLSIGIDPVSGRPAPVPGEIRAIGLARELGVTQMIGLHVGPASPALAEYGGYGLTHIICLKGGEADPVQALAEAVKTHALFADGGPDLVLAASRGRGGSDTGLLPYQLAQALGWPIATDIGALMEQTAAGQLTLAQFRARGAVKPVSVTFPCVVTVPETARCVPAFVFARQRETRVDEEVVTVHPASADEEAGTLRPYRRRPKLISGASKDSGGGQLMVDPDPHEAARAIVAHLRALGVLPNAGQAPEA; the protein is encoded by the coding sequence ATGAAGGCTGTCATCCTTCTTTCCATCGGGATTGATCCCGTATCGGGTCGTCCTGCACCTGTGCCGGGGGAAATCCGCGCCATTGGACTCGCGCGCGAACTTGGCGTCACGCAGATGATCGGCCTGCATGTCGGACCGGCCAGCCCGGCTCTGGCGGAATATGGTGGTTATGGCCTTACGCACATTATCTGTCTGAAAGGTGGGGAAGCCGATCCTGTGCAGGCTCTGGCCGAGGCAGTGAAAACCCACGCCCTATTCGCGGATGGTGGGCCAGATCTGGTGCTGGCCGCTTCGCGCGGTCGCGGCGGCAGTGATACAGGCCTGTTGCCATATCAGCTTGCGCAGGCGCTCGGCTGGCCCATCGCCACCGATATTGGCGCGCTCATGGAACAGACCGCTGCCGGTCAACTGACCCTTGCTCAGTTTCGGGCAAGAGGAGCGGTCAAACCTGTTTCGGTGACATTCCCCTGTGTCGTCACCGTTCCGGAGACAGCCCGTTGTGTTCCCGCTTTTGTATTTGCCCGTCAGCGGGAAACGCGGGTGGACGAAGAGGTCGTTACGGTTCACCCTGCTTCTGCTGATGAAGAGGCAGGAACGCTTCGTCCTTATCGCAGACGTCCGAAACTGATTTCGGGCGCATCGAAGGACAGCGGAGGCGGCCAGCTTATGGTCGATCCCGATCCGCACGAGGCTGCGCGCGCGATTGTCGCGCATCTTCGTGCTCTGGGTGTTCTGCCCAATGCCGGTCAGGCTCCCGAAGCCTGA
- a CDS encoding S-(hydroxymethyl)glutathione dehydrogenase/class III alcohol dehydrogenase — MDVRAAVAFEAGKPLEIETVQLEGPREGEVLVEIKATGLCHTDKFTLSGADPEGLFPAILGHEGAGIVREVGAGVKHLKPGDHVIPLYTPECRECKSCLSQKTNLCTSIRATQGKGLMPDGTSRFSFKGQPIHHYMGCSTFANFTVLPEIALAKVREDAPFDKICYIGCGVTTGIGAVIFTAKVEPNSTVAVFGLGGIGLNVIQGAKLVGAEKIIGVDINPAREEMARKFGMTHFVNPKDLPDGDVVGRIIELTGGGADYTFECVGNTTLMRQALECAHRGWGVSTVIGVAGAGQEISTRPFQLVTGRRWIGSAFGGARGRTDVPKIVDWYMENRINIDDLITHKLPLEKINEGFDMMTRGESIRTVVEF; from the coding sequence ATGGACGTAAGAGCTGCGGTAGCGTTTGAAGCCGGCAAGCCACTGGAGATCGAGACGGTCCAGCTCGAAGGCCCGCGCGAGGGTGAAGTGCTGGTCGAGATCAAGGCGACCGGCCTGTGTCACACGGACAAGTTCACCCTGTCCGGCGCTGATCCGGAAGGTCTGTTTCCCGCCATTCTCGGCCATGAAGGCGCGGGCATCGTTCGCGAAGTTGGCGCAGGCGTGAAACACCTGAAGCCGGGCGATCATGTCATCCCGCTCTACACGCCGGAATGTCGTGAGTGTAAATCCTGCCTTTCGCAGAAGACCAATCTCTGCACGTCCATCCGCGCAACTCAGGGCAAGGGCCTGATGCCGGACGGCACCTCGCGCTTCTCTTTCAAGGGACAGCCGATCCATCATTACATGGGCTGCTCGACCTTCGCGAACTTCACGGTTCTGCCGGAAATCGCGCTGGCGAAGGTCCGTGAGGACGCGCCGTTCGACAAGATCTGCTACATCGGCTGCGGTGTGACGACGGGTATTGGCGCGGTCATTTTTACGGCCAAGGTTGAGCCGAATTCCACGGTCGCCGTGTTCGGCCTTGGTGGCATCGGTTTGAACGTGATTCAGGGCGCGAAGCTGGTGGGCGCCGAGAAGATCATCGGCGTGGACATCAACCCGGCTCGTGAGGAAATGGCCCGCAAGTTCGGCATGACGCACTTCGTCAACCCGAAGGATCTGCCGGATGGTGACGTCGTTGGTCGTATCATCGAACTGACGGGTGGCGGCGCTGACTACACTTTCGAGTGCGTCGGCAATACGACCCTGATGCGTCAGGCTCTTGAGTGCGCCCATCGTGGCTGGGGTGTGTCCACGGTCATCGGTGTTGCTGGTGCCGGACAGGAAATCAGCACCCGTCCGTTCCAGCTTGTCACGGGCCGTCGCTGGATCGGCTCGGCGTTCGGTGGTGCGCGCGGCCGGACCGATGTGCCGAAAATTGTTGACTGGTACATGGAAAACCGCATCAATATCGACGATCTCATCACGCACAAGCTCCCACTTGAGAAAATCAATGAGGGCTTCGACATGATGACGCGTGGCGAGAGCATCCGCACTGTCGTCGAATTCTGA
- a CDS encoding electron transfer flavoprotein subunit alpha/FixB family protein, protein MNALRLRRDPRAERAARLVPGNGRLRYDMSATPDGPMTSPSGRLRRDPRTERQRLLTTGRDGRARLVRSGLIGQMAGSAASTASVVKKIRVEQPEFFIIVVPDLPEGRLDRADRQVLGAARKLADAGGGAVVVVGETVDEASLGQAGADRFVLLSSGSDPDGRVAELVAVMDALSPRHVLLPESEEGADTARRLAARTGLGLLPGIEVLGPKQVIRPCGAGRQEWVGGLAPLMTLAPDRVPTWEGDAHEILSLEETIEGPVPASARMTVGAVIPADPATMNLGDAPFVVSAGRGVTDFASFRATVRALHATPGASRVVCDNGDMPRSTQVGASGTILDALCYVALGIAGAPQHLQGLGRVEHVVAVNTDLHAAMVARAGLAIIADAQAVMPALCEILAAEYGEKGA, encoded by the coding sequence ATGAATGCGCTCCGTCTCCGTCGAGATCCACGAGCCGAACGGGCGGCCCGTCTTGTGCCGGGAAACGGACGGCTGCGTTACGACATGAGCGCCACGCCGGATGGGCCGATGACGTCGCCTTCCGGTCGTTTGCGGCGTGATCCGCGCACGGAGCGGCAACGGCTTCTGACGACGGGACGGGATGGTCGGGCGCGTCTGGTGCGCTCTGGTCTTATCGGGCAGATGGCGGGAAGTGCTGCTTCCACTGCGTCTGTCGTAAAGAAAATTCGCGTCGAACAGCCGGAGTTTTTCATCATCGTTGTGCCCGACTTGCCTGAGGGACGGCTCGATCGGGCAGATCGTCAGGTGCTGGGCGCGGCCCGTAAGCTGGCGGATGCCGGAGGCGGGGCGGTCGTGGTCGTCGGTGAGACTGTCGATGAAGCATCGCTCGGTCAGGCAGGAGCAGATCGCTTTGTGCTGCTTTCCAGTGGTTCTGATCCTGACGGGCGCGTGGCGGAACTTGTCGCCGTGATGGATGCGCTGTCGCCACGTCATGTTCTCCTGCCGGAAAGCGAGGAAGGTGCTGACACGGCGCGGCGTCTTGCGGCTCGTACGGGTCTGGGGCTGTTGCCGGGGATTGAGGTACTGGGGCCGAAACAGGTCATTCGCCCTTGTGGCGCAGGGCGTCAGGAATGGGTAGGCGGCCTTGCCCCTCTGATGACGCTTGCGCCGGATCGTGTGCCGACATGGGAAGGGGACGCGCACGAAATCCTGTCTCTGGAAGAAACAATTGAAGGGCCGGTTCCGGCGTCTGCGCGCATGACGGTCGGCGCAGTCATTCCTGCCGATCCGGCCACCATGAATCTCGGAGATGCACCATTTGTCGTGTCGGCAGGACGGGGTGTGACGGATTTTGCCAGTTTTCGTGCCACCGTGCGCGCCCTGCACGCAACCCCGGGCGCGAGCCGTGTGGTGTGCGACAATGGCGACATGCCGCGTTCGACGCAGGTGGGTGCGTCCGGCACGATTCTCGACGCGCTGTGTTATGTCGCGCTGGGCATTGCCGGAGCACCACAGCATCTTCAGGGGCTCGGGCGGGTGGAGCATGTCGTGGCGGTCAACACCGACCTTCACGCGGCGATGGTGGCGCGCGCTGGTCTCGCCATCATTGCTGATGCACAGGCTGTCATGCCTGCGCTGTGCGAGATTCTCGCCGCTGAATATGGGGAGAAGGGCGCATGA
- a CDS encoding pirin family protein: MNAARMIIRRSESLGTALSDGVTLRCHFAFADWQDPTHVHEGSLRAVNILSLPSGDRYRIGPESNVEILTWVERGSLTTKTDDFSCENLKPGDLHLVSAGQGCTSLNWSAEQGATDCLQFWLLPDQTNCEPTQEVRQAFPETQDGAFRILASGFPEDDPEEGETVADGSPIALQTRARLLRATLPANEGAVYQTTPGRDLYLIVISGHVTIKDAVLFQGDAAAFENCETFTVIAQEKSVLLLTDVPAI, from the coding sequence ATGAACGCAGCCAGAATGATCATCCGTCGGTCTGAATCACTTGGCACGGCGCTTTCCGACGGCGTGACGCTTCGATGCCACTTCGCCTTCGCGGATTGGCAGGATCCGACGCATGTTCATGAAGGCAGCCTGCGAGCCGTGAACATCCTTTCGCTACCTTCGGGTGATCGTTACCGGATCGGGCCTGAATCCAACGTGGAAATCCTCACATGGGTCGAGCGTGGATCACTGACTACGAAAACTGATGATTTTTCGTGTGAAAATCTGAAACCGGGTGATCTGCACCTTGTCAGCGCCGGACAGGGATGCACCTCTCTCAACTGGAGCGCTGAACAAGGTGCTACGGACTGTCTGCAATTCTGGCTGCTTCCGGATCAGACCAACTGTGAGCCGACGCAGGAGGTCCGACAGGCTTTTCCTGAAACGCAGGATGGCGCTTTCCGTATCCTGGCCTCCGGTTTTCCGGAAGATGATCCCGAAGAAGGAGAGACCGTCGCGGACGGTTCGCCGATAGCCCTGCAAACCCGCGCCCGTCTTCTGAGAGCAACTCTTCCGGCCAATGAAGGCGCTGTTTATCAGACAACGCCCGGACGTGATCTTTATCTGATTGTCATCTCGGGGCATGTCACGATCAAAGACGCCGTTCTCTTTCAGGGTGATGCCGCCGCTTTTGAAAACTGCGAAACCTTCACAGTCATCGCGCAGGAAAAATCCGTCCTGTTGCTGACAGATGTTCCTGCGATCTGA
- a CDS encoding DUF3483 domain-containing protein, producing MAGRTGLLASGLVWGMAGALAVSAVPMVRRWRKGKASPRDMIRGLAAVPQRYLVDVHHAVERRKGAAPMHALVAGGTLAGSAVLAAGVIPALRESRLYWGGVGVFFVTAIGGTYLVWKRRNPKKPSWLSGGKFLWLPNALLAWNLGGALVALVHVAMPGRTGVALVPLAMMAAGGAGLVVQVARGPMRHAFSGVTWLAAHSRPERFGGGRSTDLRPLDLAAPTLGTLVPGDFAWNILASFDACIECGRCEQHCPAFAAGQRLNPKALIQGLALSARGENASVYTGSPAPHVPPTAGKGSMTSAIIGADAMIHPDTLWACTTCRSCVEQCPMMIEHVDAIVDLRRGQTLMLGEVRPGAADALRRLRDTGESGGRPLSARADGLAGENVPVLTEADETDVLLWLGDGAYELRYARTLRALVKLLHLADVKFAILGEAELDCGDLARRLGDEATFHGLATEVISTLNSRRFQRIVTADPHALNVLKNEYPALGGKWEVVHHTTFLDELVSAGRLKLDARDLPSVAYHDPCYLGRYNGEFDAPRRLLAAACKTTVEMERHGKQSMCCGGGGGNPVSDVDAEQRIPDIRMGQAAEVGAAIVAVGCPGCTAMLEGVPEPRPEVKDIAELVLEAVVPA from the coding sequence GTGGCCGGGAGGACAGGTCTCCTCGCATCCGGGCTGGTCTGGGGGATGGCAGGCGCGCTCGCGGTCTCCGCCGTGCCGATGGTCCGGCGCTGGCGTAAAGGAAAAGCCAGCCCGAGGGACATGATCCGTGGGCTCGCCGCCGTGCCGCAGCGCTATCTCGTGGATGTCCACCATGCTGTCGAGCGTCGCAAGGGCGCGGCTCCAATGCATGCGCTGGTTGCAGGGGGGACACTAGCCGGTTCTGCGGTTCTCGCGGCTGGCGTGATTCCTGCGCTCCGTGAAAGCCGCCTCTACTGGGGCGGTGTTGGCGTGTTCTTCGTCACGGCCATTGGCGGCACGTATCTCGTGTGGAAACGCCGTAACCCGAAGAAGCCCTCCTGGCTCTCGGGAGGTAAATTCCTCTGGCTGCCGAATGCGCTGCTGGCGTGGAATCTTGGCGGCGCGCTTGTCGCGCTGGTGCATGTCGCCATGCCGGGAAGGACAGGCGTCGCACTCGTGCCGCTCGCCATGATGGCTGCCGGTGGCGCGGGACTGGTCGTGCAGGTAGCGCGTGGCCCGATGCGGCATGCGTTTTCCGGTGTGACATGGCTGGCGGCCCATTCGCGGCCGGAAAGGTTCGGCGGCGGTCGCAGCACCGATCTGCGCCCGCTGGATCTCGCGGCTCCCACGCTTGGCACGCTCGTTCCCGGTGATTTTGCGTGGAATATCCTTGCATCTTTCGATGCATGCATCGAATGCGGGCGGTGTGAGCAGCATTGCCCCGCTTTCGCTGCCGGACAGAGACTGAACCCGAAGGCGCTCATTCAGGGACTGGCGCTGTCCGCCCGCGGTGAGAACGCCAGCGTCTATACCGGCTCACCCGCGCCGCACGTACCCCCGACGGCGGGCAAGGGGAGCATGACCAGCGCGATCATCGGTGCGGATGCGATGATCCACCCCGATACGCTATGGGCCTGCACCACCTGCCGTTCATGCGTCGAGCAATGCCCGATGATGATCGAGCATGTGGACGCCATCGTCGATCTCCGGCGCGGCCAGACACTCATGTTAGGTGAAGTGCGCCCCGGAGCCGCGGATGCGCTGCGCCGCCTGCGTGACACCGGTGAGTCCGGGGGGCGTCCGCTGTCTGCCCGTGCGGATGGGCTGGCGGGCGAGAATGTTCCAGTTCTTACCGAAGCGGATGAGACAGACGTGCTGCTGTGGCTGGGCGATGGCGCGTATGAACTGCGCTACGCCCGCACGCTGCGCGCGCTCGTGAAGCTGCTACATCTGGCGGACGTGAAGTTCGCCATTCTGGGCGAGGCTGAACTGGATTGCGGCGATCTGGCGCGGCGTCTGGGGGATGAAGCGACCTTTCATGGACTGGCCACGGAAGTAATCAGCACCCTGAACAGCCGCCGTTTCCAGCGGATTGTCACCGCCGATCCGCACGCTCTGAACGTGCTGAAGAACGAATATCCGGCACTCGGCGGCAAGTGGGAAGTGGTGCATCACACCACGTTCCTCGACGAACTGGTCAGTGCGGGGCGTCTGAAACTCGATGCGCGCGATCTGCCATCCGTCGCTTATCACGATCCCTGTTATCTCGGACGCTACAATGGCGAATTCGATGCGCCGCGTCGTCTGCTGGCGGCGGCCTGCAAGACAACGGTCGAGATGGAGAGACACGGGAAGCAGTCCATGTGCTGTGGCGGCGGCGGTGGTAATCCGGTCAGCGATGTCGATGCCGAGCAGCGTATTCCTGACATCCGCATGGGACAGGCTGCCGAAGTCGGTGCTGCGATTGTCGCGGTGGGATGCCCCGGCTGCACGGCCATGTTGGAGGGCGTGCCGGAGCCGCGTCCCGAGGTGAAGGACATCGCCGAACTCGTGCTGGAAGCGGTGGTGCCCGCATGA
- the fghA gene encoding S-formylglutathione hydrolase, whose protein sequence is MTLTTASKHVCCGGELGFYTVQSEALGLPTTFGVFIPEGASKDKPVPVLYLLAGLTCTQDTFLIKSNIVRFAAKHGIALVACDTSPRGANVPGETDSWDLGVGAGFYLDATQTPWRAHYRMGTFISEELPKLVASQFPVDLTRQGICGHSMGGHGALVHALRSPEKWKSVSAFAPIVHPAAVPWGEKAFTAYLGPDKAAWAQHDATLLLKAGHTHPTTILVDQGDGDQFLERELQPWHLEEAAKAVGQKLTLRRHAGYDHSYWFIQTFIEDHMNHHAKILKGV, encoded by the coding sequence ATGACCCTGACAACAGCATCCAAACACGTCTGCTGCGGGGGCGAACTCGGCTTCTACACGGTCCAGTCGGAGGCTCTCGGGCTTCCGACCACCTTCGGTGTTTTCATCCCCGAAGGCGCGAGCAAGGACAAGCCAGTTCCCGTGCTGTATCTGCTGGCGGGACTGACCTGCACGCAGGATACGTTCCTGATCAAGTCGAACATCGTTCGTTTTGCGGCAAAGCATGGCATCGCTCTGGTGGCGTGCGATACATCCCCTCGTGGCGCGAATGTGCCGGGTGAGACGGATAGCTGGGATCTGGGAGTGGGCGCCGGTTTCTATCTGGATGCCACGCAGACACCCTGGCGGGCGCATTATCGCATGGGCACGTTCATCAGCGAGGAACTGCCGAAACTGGTCGCAAGCCAGTTCCCGGTTGATCTGACGCGACAGGGTATCTGCGGCCATTCGATGGGTGGTCACGGAGCGCTGGTCCATGCGCTCCGCTCGCCCGAGAAGTGGAAGTCCGTGTCGGCCTTCGCGCCGATCGTGCATCCGGCCGCTGTGCCGTGGGGCGAAAAGGCCTTTACGGCCTATCTTGGTCCGGACAAGGCAGCGTGGGCACAGCATGACGCCACTCTGCTTCTAAAAGCCGGTCATACGCACCCGACCACGATCCTTGTGGATCAGGGCGACGGCGATCAGTTCCTTGAGCGCGAACTCCAGCCCTGGCATCTGGAAGAGGCGGCAAAGGCGGTGGGCCAGAAGCTCACGCTACGTCGCCATGCAGGATATGATCACTCTTACTGGTTCATTCAGACCTTTATCGAAGATCACATGAACCACCATGCGAAGATCCTGAAAGGGGTCTGA
- a CDS encoding efflux transporter outer membrane subunit — MSGTNPLRQALLSGLAVLALAGCTVGPDFHKPQVATPEKWRDPLPVAESRVTTASTDPAWWKLFNDPILTRLENDVAASNLDLKAASFRLAESTAERRIASAAQFPHMEANGSYARERASTNGILGLMGTMERAEAGSIASGTQGFGPVALPGGVGNPSFNLPQYGLNASWEVDLWGHVRRQVEAATAAMHGTQEMQRDVLVSLMAETAQNYIDLRATQSQIDILNHNIDIARHSVQLTTLRFDQGAATRLDVAEATGQLHSFESRLSPLKSQEIHLLNALSFLVAREPGALNAELGKPAVVPPVPEEVPAGLPSELAERRPDIRMASERLHAATANIGVAIADFFPRVTLSGSLDVQALQFSGLGSWASRQYGFGPTATLPIFEGGRLTGQLRLRKAQQQEAATLFQRTTLKAWQEIDDAMATFTAAQNQRDRLAEAVHENEIAVETAKAQYVEGSSDFLNVLTVQNALLASQSALVDATARVALSVTHLYRALGGGWETLYPAAASNRNMPA, encoded by the coding sequence ATGTCTGGCACTAATCCGTTGCGGCAGGCTCTCCTTTCAGGACTGGCAGTGCTGGCTCTGGCGGGCTGCACGGTCGGACCCGACTTTCACAAGCCGCAGGTGGCCACGCCGGAAAAATGGCGCGATCCATTGCCTGTCGCCGAAAGCCGGGTCACTACCGCGTCCACCGATCCGGCCTGGTGGAAGCTGTTCAACGACCCCATTCTAACCCGTCTGGAAAACGACGTCGCGGCGTCGAACCTCGACCTGAAAGCCGCGTCCTTCCGTCTGGCGGAAAGCACGGCGGAACGGCGTATCGCCAGCGCCGCACAGTTTCCTCACATGGAAGCCAACGGCTCCTATGCCCGCGAACGCGCCAGCACAAACGGCATCCTCGGCCTGATGGGCACGATGGAGCGGGCGGAAGCCGGTAGCATCGCGAGTGGCACACAGGGTTTCGGGCCTGTGGCGCTCCCCGGCGGAGTCGGTAATCCATCCTTCAATCTGCCGCAATATGGTCTGAACGCATCGTGGGAAGTCGATCTCTGGGGTCATGTCCGCAGGCAGGTCGAAGCCGCGACGGCTGCCATGCATGGCACTCAGGAGATGCAACGCGACGTGCTGGTTTCGCTGATGGCGGAAACGGCGCAGAACTATATCGATCTACGCGCCACACAATCGCAGATCGATATCCTGAACCACAATATCGACATCGCCCGTCACAGTGTGCAACTGACGACGCTGCGGTTCGATCAGGGTGCGGCGACACGACTGGATGTGGCCGAGGCGACCGGACAACTTCACAGTTTTGAATCCCGCCTGTCTCCGCTGAAAAGTCAGGAAATCCATCTTCTCAATGCGCTGAGTTTCCTTGTGGCGCGTGAACCGGGCGCGCTGAATGCGGAACTGGGCAAGCCTGCCGTTGTCCCGCCCGTCCCGGAGGAAGTGCCAGCCGGTCTGCCCTCCGAACTGGCCGAACGACGCCCTGACATCCGTATGGCCTCGGAACGTCTGCACGCCGCGACCGCGAATATCGGCGTGGCCATCGCCGACTTCTTTCCGCGCGTCACCCTGTCCGGCAGTCTGGATGTGCAGGCGCTTCAGTTTAGCGGATTGGGCTCATGGGCCTCCCGGCAATATGGGTTTGGTCCGACCGCAACGCTGCCGATCTTTGAGGGTGGTCGTCTGACCGGCCAGCTTCGTCTGAGAAAGGCGCAACAGCAGGAAGCTGCAACACTCTTCCAGCGCACCACCCTGAAGGCGTGGCAGGAAATCGACGACGCCATGGCCACCTTCACCGCCGCGCAGAACCAGCGGGACCGACTGGCGGAAGCGGTGCATGAAAACGAGATCGCCGTGGAAACAGCAAAAGCACAGTATGTTGAAGGATCATCGGACTTCCTGAACGTCCTGACCGTGCAGAATGCGCTTCTGGCTTCCCAGAGCGCGCTTGTTGATGCGACAGCACGCGTGGCACTCTCTGTCACGCACCTTTACCGTGCGCTCGGAGGAGGCTGGGAAACTCTTTATCCGGCGGCCGCCAGCAACAGGAACATGCCCGCATGA